Proteins encoded by one window of Actinocorallia herbida:
- a CDS encoding aspartate dehydrogenase domain-containing protein: MNAVAAHRPQPARARAGAGLRVRLLGVGALGGTLAGLLRAGDVAGCSLAGVVRSTTAGRPAELLRGTEVLVEAAGAEAARAWVPRAVEAGVDVVLCSCGVLADPEFTRDLPEGPGRVLVPSGAIGGLDLFAAAARALDGRPEGPPASVVLTTTKRPAALGVEADRPVEVFRGSARAAALAHPKTANVAVALALATLGLDGVTVVMVADPAAAMTRHVVTMASPLGDYELSVANAVAPGSGGRTSAVTPWSVVTLLESLAAGHGAGLLVAPRRGTDSRHDTEDRT, translated from the coding sequence AGGTGCGGGTCTGCGGGTCCGGCTTCTCGGGGTCGGCGCGCTGGGTGGCACGCTCGCCGGGTTGCTCCGCGCCGGTGACGTCGCGGGCTGCTCGCTCGCGGGCGTCGTCCGCTCCACCACCGCCGGACGGCCCGCCGAGCTGCTGCGCGGCACCGAGGTCCTGGTCGAGGCGGCGGGGGCGGAGGCGGCCCGTGCCTGGGTGCCGCGCGCGGTCGAGGCCGGGGTCGACGTCGTGCTCTGCTCCTGTGGCGTCCTCGCCGACCCGGAGTTCACCCGGGATCTGCCCGAGGGACCCGGGCGGGTGCTGGTGCCGTCCGGCGCGATCGGCGGGCTCGACCTGTTCGCCGCCGCGGCACGCGCCCTGGACGGGCGGCCCGAGGGCCCGCCGGCGTCGGTGGTGCTGACCACGACGAAGCGGCCCGCCGCGCTGGGCGTCGAGGCCGACCGCCCGGTCGAGGTCTTCCGCGGTTCGGCGCGGGCCGCCGCGCTGGCGCATCCCAAGACCGCCAACGTCGCCGTCGCGCTGGCGCTGGCCACCCTCGGGCTCGACGGCGTCACCGTGGTGATGGTCGCCGATCCGGCGGCGGCCATGACCCGCCACGTGGTGACGATGGCGTCGCCACTCGGCGACTACGAGCTGAGCGTGGCCAACGCGGTCGCGCCGGGCTCCGGGGGCCGGACCTCAGCCGTCACCCCCTGGTCGGTGGTCACCCTGCTGGAGTCGCTGGCCGCCGGCCACGGCGCCGGACTGCTGGTGGCACCGCGCCGGGGCACCGATTCCCGTCACGACACCGAGGACAGAACATGA
- a CDS encoding ABC transporter ATP-binding protein codes for MSTTATGAPAAAEQDWAPDGTLLRMREVDMHFGNGVHAVDAVDLAVRRGEFVSLVGPSGCGKSTLLRIAAGLESRTGGSMHVSTDAIGYVFQDPTLLPWRTVLANVELCTQLQHVGKAERRRKALDAIDMVGLRGFEENYPSQLSGGMKMRASLARALTLDPELFLFDEPFGAIDEITRERLNGELLRIFRAQRFAGVFVTHSIAEAVFLSTRVVVMSARPGRVVGSFDVPFDGHREPALRADAAFARLTGEIGECLRDAA; via the coding sequence ATGAGCACAACGGCGACAGGCGCCCCGGCCGCGGCCGAGCAGGACTGGGCCCCCGACGGAACCCTGCTGCGCATGCGGGAGGTCGACATGCACTTCGGCAACGGGGTGCACGCGGTGGACGCCGTGGACCTCGCGGTGCGGCGCGGCGAGTTCGTCTCCCTCGTGGGCCCGTCCGGCTGCGGCAAGAGCACGCTGCTGCGGATCGCGGCGGGACTGGAGTCCCGGACGGGCGGAAGCATGCACGTGTCGACCGACGCGATCGGCTACGTGTTCCAGGACCCGACCCTGCTGCCGTGGCGCACGGTGCTGGCCAACGTCGAGCTGTGCACCCAGCTCCAGCACGTCGGCAAGGCGGAGCGGCGACGGAAGGCGCTCGACGCGATCGACATGGTCGGGCTCAGGGGCTTCGAGGAGAACTATCCCAGCCAGCTCTCCGGCGGCATGAAGATGCGCGCCAGCCTGGCCCGTGCGCTGACCCTGGACCCCGAGCTGTTCCTCTTCGACGAGCCCTTCGGCGCGATCGACGAGATCACCAGGGAGCGGCTCAACGGCGAGCTCCTGCGCATCTTCCGGGCCCAGCGCTTCGCGGGCGTGTTCGTCACGCACTCGATCGCCGAGGCGGTGTTCCTGTCCACCCGCGTGGTGGTGATGTCGGCCCGGCCCGGCCGGGTCGTCGGGAGCTTCGACGTCCCCTTCGACGGGCACCGCGAACCCGCGCTGCGCGCCGACGCCGCCTTCGCCCGGCTGACCGGCGAGATCGGCGAGTGCCTGCGGGACGCCGCATGA
- a CDS encoding ABC transporter permease: protein MTTIDTPAAAAAAIPKAAAPSVKKPGRLTGTVKNVLPPVGVFLAAIGIWYLISYVLLSERRRFLLPPPHEVVRVGMLDWANLGEILEGLRMTTIVALSGFALAIGIGTVFAVMMSQAKWVERSFYPYAVILQTLPILALTPLVGLWFGYGTSSRIIICTILGLFPIITSTLFGLKSVEPSQRDLFTLMKADRLERFWRLSLPSALPSILTGLRTSGGLAVIGAIVADFFFRQGEPGIGRLLDVYRTNLETERLYTALLFSSLLGLALFVLNTVITHRVLRNWHASARD from the coding sequence GTGACCACCATCGACACCCCGGCCGCGGCCGCGGCGGCCATCCCGAAGGCCGCCGCCCCGAGCGTGAAGAAGCCCGGCCGGCTGACCGGCACCGTGAAGAACGTCCTGCCCCCGGTCGGCGTCTTCCTCGCCGCGATCGGCATCTGGTACCTGATCTCCTACGTGCTCCTGTCCGAGCGCCGCAGGTTCCTGCTGCCGCCCCCGCATGAGGTCGTCAGGGTCGGGATGCTCGACTGGGCGAACCTCGGCGAGATCCTCGAAGGGCTGCGGATGACGACGATCGTCGCGCTGTCCGGTTTCGCGCTCGCGATCGGCATCGGCACGGTGTTCGCGGTCATGATGTCGCAGGCGAAGTGGGTCGAACGCTCCTTCTACCCGTACGCGGTCATCCTGCAGACCCTCCCGATCCTGGCGCTGACCCCGCTGGTCGGCCTGTGGTTCGGCTACGGCACGTCGAGCCGCATCATCATCTGCACGATCCTCGGCCTCTTCCCGATCATCACCAGCACCCTGTTCGGCCTGAAGTCGGTCGAGCCGAGCCAGCGCGACCTGTTCACCCTGATGAAGGCCGACCGCCTCGAGCGGTTCTGGCGGCTGAGCCTGCCGTCCGCCCTCCCGAGCATCCTCACCGGCCTGCGCACCTCGGGCGGGCTCGCCGTGATCGGCGCGATCGTCGCCGACTTCTTCTTCCGCCAGGGCGAGCCGGGCATCGGCAGGCTCCTCGACGTCTACCGCACCAACCTCGAGACCGAGCGGCTCTACACGGCGCTGCTCTTCTCCTCCCTGCTCGGGCTCGCCCTGTTCGTCCTGAACACGGTGATCACCCACCGGGTCCTGCGGAACTGGCACGCCTCCGCCCGGGACTGA
- a CDS encoding ABC transporter substrate-binding protein yields the protein MKRTKLLVVPTLLALAATAACGGDDGSDAGAGTGTGALVDAGCPATIAIQTSWYPEAEYGGMYNLIGPDGAFDSSAGVYSGDLGGVRVEVRAGGPLTGNQQVTTQLYTADDADTMNIGLLASDEAIQNSAKQPTKAVMNYFDKDPQVLVFDPATYDFKSIADIGESNAKVLFFEGSTYMDYLVGSGQIKEEQLDGSYGGGPDTFIADAGKDVQSGLITSEPYKFENEYAQWKKPIGSLLVYDSGYHNYASMLSMLPDQITKYASCLKAFVPMAQQATADYLAEPTAITARITEMNEELNSPGKTSTGLNADAIKVIKERELIADDAEGTLGNFDEARMQKMIDILRPIFANQNKQVKDGLAPADLFTNEFVDPSIGLTD from the coding sequence ATGAAGCGCACCAAGCTTCTCGTCGTGCCGACCCTGCTGGCGCTCGCCGCGACGGCCGCCTGCGGCGGCGACGACGGATCGGACGCCGGGGCCGGCACCGGCACCGGCGCGCTGGTCGACGCGGGCTGCCCCGCGACCATCGCGATCCAGACGAGCTGGTATCCCGAGGCCGAGTACGGCGGCATGTACAACCTGATCGGCCCGGACGGCGCGTTCGACTCGAGCGCGGGCGTCTACTCCGGCGACCTCGGGGGCGTGAGGGTCGAGGTCCGCGCGGGCGGCCCGCTGACCGGCAACCAGCAGGTCACCACCCAGCTCTACACGGCCGACGACGCCGACACGATGAACATCGGCCTGCTCGCCTCGGACGAGGCGATCCAGAACTCGGCGAAGCAGCCGACCAAGGCCGTCATGAACTACTTCGACAAGGACCCGCAGGTCCTCGTCTTCGACCCGGCCACCTACGACTTCAAGTCCATCGCCGACATCGGCGAGTCGAACGCCAAGGTGCTCTTCTTCGAGGGCTCCACCTACATGGACTACCTGGTCGGCTCCGGCCAGATCAAGGAGGAGCAGCTCGACGGGTCCTACGGCGGCGGGCCGGACACGTTCATCGCCGACGCCGGCAAGGACGTGCAGTCCGGCCTGATCACCAGTGAGCCGTACAAGTTCGAGAACGAGTACGCGCAGTGGAAGAAGCCGATCGGCTCCCTGCTCGTCTACGACTCGGGCTACCACAACTACGCGTCGATGCTCTCGATGCTGCCGGACCAGATCACGAAGTACGCCTCCTGCCTGAAGGCGTTCGTGCCGATGGCGCAGCAGGCCACCGCCGACTATCTGGCCGAGCCGACGGCCATCACCGCGCGCATCACCGAGATGAACGAGGAGCTCAACTCGCCCGGCAAGACCTCGACCGGGCTGAACGCCGACGCGATCAAGGTGATCAAGGAGCGCGAACTGATCGCCGACGACGCCGAGGGCACGCTCGGCAACTTCGACGAGGCCCGGATGCAGAAGATGATCGACATCCTCCGGCCGATCTTCGCGAACCAGAACAAGCAGGTGAAGGACGGCCTCGCCCCGGCGGA